One segment of Tenrec ecaudatus isolate mTenEca1 chromosome 1, mTenEca1.hap1, whole genome shotgun sequence DNA contains the following:
- the TNFSF18 gene encoding tumor necrosis factor ligand superfamily member 18 isoform X1 encodes MSLSHLETMSSDHPSPHKARRAPWNPWIPYVTMLLVLGLCISIMLIFTVTTVKQTANVPCIAKFGPLRSEWKITPSGPLCVELETHGSDDWKVKIHQSGFYIIYSLVVPNTTYKGTAPFEVQLLKNNVVIQALKDNSTAQNVGGAYELHAGDSIALRFNHKYQVIETDTHWGVIWLANPHFISQ; translated from the exons ATGAGCTTGAGTCACTTGGAGACTATGTCCTCAGACCATCCAAGCCCACACAAAGCTCGGAGAGCACCCTGGAACCCGTGGATCCCCTACGTGACTATGCTCCTGGTGCTTGGCCTCTGCATCAGCATTATGCTCATCTTTACTGTCACCACAGTAAAG CAGACTGCCAATGTGCCCTGTATAGCAAAGTTTG GACCACTACGTTCAGAGTGGAAAATAACACCTTCTGGTCCCCTTTGTGTGGAATTGGAGACGCATGGGTCAGATGATTGGAAGGTGAAAATTCACCAGAGTGGCTTCTATATCATTTATAGCCTTGTGGTGCCTAATACAACGTACAAGGGCACAGCTCCATTTGAAGTGCAGCTACTCAAAAACAACGTCGTCATACAAGCGCTCAAAGACAACTCTACAGCTCAAAATGTGGGAGGAGCTTATGAATTACATGCTGGAGACTCAATAGCCTTGAGATTCAACCATAAATACCAGGTCATAGAAACGGATACACACTGGGGGGTCATATGGCTAGCAAATCCCCACTTCATCTCCCAGTAA
- the TNFSF18 gene encoding tumor necrosis factor ligand superfamily member 18 isoform X2, producing the protein MSLSHLETMSSDHPSPHKARRAPWNPWIPYVTMLLVLGLCISIMLIFTVTTVKTANVPCIAKFGPLRSEWKITPSGPLCVELETHGSDDWKVKIHQSGFYIIYSLVVPNTTYKGTAPFEVQLLKNNVVIQALKDNSTAQNVGGAYELHAGDSIALRFNHKYQVIETDTHWGVIWLANPHFISQ; encoded by the exons ATGAGCTTGAGTCACTTGGAGACTATGTCCTCAGACCATCCAAGCCCACACAAAGCTCGGAGAGCACCCTGGAACCCGTGGATCCCCTACGTGACTATGCTCCTGGTGCTTGGCCTCTGCATCAGCATTATGCTCATCTTTACTGTCACCACAGTAAAG ACTGCCAATGTGCCCTGTATAGCAAAGTTTG GACCACTACGTTCAGAGTGGAAAATAACACCTTCTGGTCCCCTTTGTGTGGAATTGGAGACGCATGGGTCAGATGATTGGAAGGTGAAAATTCACCAGAGTGGCTTCTATATCATTTATAGCCTTGTGGTGCCTAATACAACGTACAAGGGCACAGCTCCATTTGAAGTGCAGCTACTCAAAAACAACGTCGTCATACAAGCGCTCAAAGACAACTCTACAGCTCAAAATGTGGGAGGAGCTTATGAATTACATGCTGGAGACTCAATAGCCTTGAGATTCAACCATAAATACCAGGTCATAGAAACGGATACACACTGGGGGGTCATATGGCTAGCAAATCCCCACTTCATCTCCCAGTAA